The Malus domestica chromosome 10, GDT2T_hap1 genome contains a region encoding:
- the LOC114827693 gene encoding bet1-like SNARE 1-1 has product MNARRDFRGNKVALFDGIEEGGIRASASYSHEIDEHDNERAVDGLQDRVNLLKRLSGDIHEEVESHNHMLDRMGNDMDSSRGVLSGTMDKFKMVFETKSSKRMFTLVASFVVVFLVVYYLTR; this is encoded by the exons ATGAATGCTCGAAG GGACTTCCGCGGCAACAAAGTTGCTCTTTTTGATGGCATTGAGGAGGGTGGCATCAGGGCCTCAGCTTCCTACTCCCATGAAATTGATGAACATGATAATGAAAGGGCAGTGGACGGGTTGCAAGATAGAGTCAATTTGCTGAAGAGA TTGTCAGGTGATATACATGAGGAGGTGGAGAGCCATAATCACATGTTGGACAGAATG GGAAATGATATGGATTCATCGAGGGGGGTGCTATCTGGTACAATGGACAAGTTTAAGATG GTTTTCGAGACCAAGTCAAGCAAGAGAATGTTTACACTAGTCGCATCGTTTGTGGTCGTATTCCTAGTCGTATATTATCTCACCAGGTAA
- the LOC103442162 gene encoding probable transcriptional regulator RABBIT EARS, protein MKSNHQDHQDSKTSSTDEEADHQPHANDDMGTGRSYECVFCKRGFTTAQALGGHMNIHRKERAKTRPSSIPTSLASSISTAVEDQNHPRAALYRAIQSYRPGVLRPPHANHISDEDLCARNYIPRHRNLLRDDHRDWRSGSSLSLGMGQPSDDYKERVINGGLEETDDELDLELRLGHDP, encoded by the coding sequence ATGAAGTCCAACCATCAGGATCATCAAGATTCAAAGACCTCCAGTACTGATGAAGAGGCTGATCATCAACCGCATGCGAACGATGACATGGGCACAGGGCGGTCGTACGAGTGTGTATTTTGCAAGAGAGGTTTCACAACGGCGCAGGCCTTGGGAGGACACATGAATATTCACCGGAAAGAGAGAGCCAAGACCAGACCTAGTTCAATTCCTACAAGTTTGGCTTCGTCGATTAGCACGGCAGTAGAAGATCAGAATCATCCGAGGGCAGCATTATACCGTGCAATTCAAAGCTACCGGCCAGGGGTGTTAAGGCCCCCACATGCAAATCATATTAGTGATGAGGACTTGTGTGCAAGAAATTATATTCCCAGGCACCGGAATCTGCTAAGAGATGATCATCGGGATTGGAGATCAGGGAGTAGTTTGAGCTTGGGAATGGGCCAGCCATCGGATGATTACAAGGAGAGAGTGATTAATGGTGGCCTTGAAGAAACGGACGATGAATTGGATTTGGAGCTTCGACTTGGTCATGATCCCTAa
- the LOC139188675 gene encoding uncharacterized protein — translation MSLPSLLDRDDPMDVCAVEAVPDDWRKPIMQYLDNPNGKHDRKTKVHATNYVMYQNELYRKGEDGLLLLCLGPQESARAITEVHEGICGAHQSGRKMRWLLRRHGYFLPRILKDVYNAKSTGLYKGSRPNLCIRS, via the coding sequence atgtccttaccttcgttgttagataGAGACGACCCTATGGACGTTTGTGCCGTCGAGGcagtaccagatgattggagaaagcccattatgcagtacctcgACAATCCCAATGGTAAACATGATCGCAAGACGAAAgttcacgccacgaactatgtcatgTATCAGAACGAGTTATACCGAAAaggcgaagatggtttgttattgctatgcctcggcccccaagagagtgctcgggcgattacagaagtccatgaagggatatgcggagctcatcaatccggacggaaaatgcgatggctacttcgACGGCACGGCTATTTTTTGCCAAGGATACTAAAGGATGTGTACAATGCCAAATCcacgggcctatacaaagggtcccggccgaatctTTGCATTCGGTCATAA